The following proteins come from a genomic window of Novosphingobium sp. P6W:
- a CDS encoding TonB-dependent receptor: MKSSKVLRRRLARSASITVLAIACVSPAIAQDGQADTLGGASPADIIVTGFRNSVQTAQAEKREATGAVDVIKAEDIAKFPDNNLAESLQRIPGVAISREGGEGRSISVRGLGPEYTRVRINGMEAVATTGGSDAGGGVNRGRGFDFNVFASELFNSLTVRKTASASVEEGSLGATVDLQAARPLDYKDNFVIAGSARAGYNDLSKAWDPRFAGLVSWQNDSGTFGVLASGAYSTRTIKETGHSTVRWSPAGVNGGFNAASTLPGYTAAQINTAPAADGSNWDSLIYHPRIPRYDTWTNDIKRLGLTGAVQWKPSDRTEITVEGLYSKSETKRQENYIEALSFSRTGASGKSQTIIRDGEVNDQNELVYGVFDDVDMRIESRHDEFSTTFYQVNSELKQELSDTFRVNGYVGYSKSKFDSPVQTTVVLDRLNSDGFSWDYRDNDRSPTINWGFDPNNPASWSFINGTSDVRIRQNEVTNDYLSTKLGGQWDLAEGFKLSFGGEYRRFRYDTFESRRFVAETSSGTLTPAQVAALTTPFNGVTGDPAYGGYVIPNLQGFVDTLNIYCNCVTDINGRAVDFRVNDRDVAGSNPNATAASNTGNIKEVDKALWFQVDFEQEFGGITIRGDAGMRYVKTQQTSFGYGLASGVATPITVKRSYENWLPSMNLVAEFSPEFLVRFGAAQVITRPGLGALSPGGNLILQAANQVFNQGNPYLNPTEAFNLDLSAEWYFAPGSLLGVSLFQKDIGSLSGTQISTLVPFNQLGFPLNLATDQGLAPDVPVTVRRTINGDGGKLKGFEVNYQHQLDFLPGIFSNLGILANYTYVKADLKYPGPGGIGVVTGPLTNLSKHTANGTLFYEDKLLSLRGSVSYRSGYVESFGGGARDQNTEEGVNSAINVDASIGVNITDALTLTIEGNNLTNERKDQYIDKDNRVVLNHTFGRQFYFGVRFKY, translated from the coding sequence ATGAAGTCTTCAAAGGTACTTCGTCGCCGCCTGGCGCGCAGCGCTTCCATCACGGTACTGGCGATCGCCTGTGTTTCCCCGGCGATCGCGCAGGATGGCCAGGCTGACACCCTGGGCGGTGCCAGCCCCGCCGACATCATCGTCACCGGCTTTCGCAACTCGGTCCAGACCGCGCAGGCGGAAAAGCGCGAAGCAACCGGCGCGGTCGATGTCATCAAGGCCGAAGACATCGCCAAGTTCCCGGACAATAACCTCGCAGAGTCCCTTCAGCGTATTCCCGGCGTCGCAATCTCGCGAGAGGGCGGCGAAGGGCGCAGCATCTCCGTGCGCGGCCTTGGCCCTGAGTATACCCGCGTGCGCATCAACGGCATGGAAGCGGTCGCCACGACGGGCGGCTCCGATGCCGGCGGCGGCGTCAACCGTGGCCGCGGGTTCGATTTCAACGTCTTCGCATCCGAACTGTTCAACTCGCTGACCGTGCGCAAGACCGCCTCGGCCTCGGTGGAAGAAGGCTCGCTGGGCGCCACGGTAGACCTTCAGGCGGCCCGCCCGCTGGATTACAAGGACAACTTCGTGATCGCCGGATCGGCCCGCGCCGGCTACAACGACCTATCGAAAGCGTGGGACCCGCGCTTTGCCGGACTGGTAAGCTGGCAGAACGACAGCGGCACTTTCGGCGTGCTCGCCTCGGGCGCCTATTCCACCCGCACCATCAAGGAAACCGGCCACTCCACCGTGCGCTGGAGCCCGGCGGGCGTCAACGGCGGGTTCAACGCCGCCTCCACCCTGCCCGGTTATACCGCCGCCCAGATCAACACCGCACCTGCGGCAGACGGCTCCAACTGGGACAGCCTGATCTACCACCCGCGCATCCCGCGCTACGATACCTGGACCAACGATATCAAGCGCCTGGGGTTAACCGGCGCAGTCCAGTGGAAACCTTCGGATCGCACCGAAATCACCGTCGAGGGGCTCTATTCGAAGTCCGAGACGAAGCGTCAGGAAAACTACATCGAGGCGCTGTCGTTCAGCCGCACCGGGGCGTCTGGCAAGTCGCAGACGATCATCCGCGACGGCGAAGTCAACGACCAGAACGAGCTGGTCTACGGCGTGTTCGATGATGTCGACATGCGCATCGAATCGCGCCACGACGAATTCAGCACCACGTTCTATCAGGTCAATTCGGAACTGAAGCAGGAACTGTCCGACACTTTCCGCGTCAATGGCTATGTCGGCTATTCCAAGTCCAAATTCGACAGTCCGGTCCAGACCACCGTGGTACTTGACCGCCTGAACTCAGACGGCTTCAGCTGGGACTACCGCGACAACGACCGCTCGCCGACGATCAACTGGGGCTTCGACCCCAACAATCCGGCAAGCTGGTCGTTCATCAACGGCACATCCGACGTGCGCATCCGCCAGAACGAAGTCACCAACGACTACCTCTCGACCAAGCTCGGCGGGCAATGGGATCTGGCCGAAGGGTTCAAGCTGTCGTTCGGCGGTGAATATCGCCGCTTCCGCTACGATACCTTCGAATCCCGCCGTTTCGTCGCCGAAACCTCCTCGGGCACGCTGACCCCTGCACAGGTTGCAGCACTGACCACGCCTTTCAACGGCGTGACCGGCGATCCGGCTTATGGCGGCTACGTCATCCCGAACCTGCAGGGCTTCGTCGATACGCTGAACATCTACTGCAACTGCGTGACCGATATCAACGGACGCGCCGTGGACTTCCGCGTCAACGACCGCGACGTCGCCGGATCCAACCCCAACGCTACCGCCGCCAGTAACACCGGCAACATCAAGGAAGTCGACAAGGCGCTGTGGTTCCAGGTGGACTTCGAGCAGGAGTTCGGCGGCATCACCATCCGCGGCGATGCGGGTATGCGTTACGTCAAGACGCAGCAGACCTCGTTCGGCTATGGCCTTGCCAGCGGCGTAGCCACGCCGATCACGGTCAAGCGCAGCTATGAGAACTGGCTACCTTCGATGAACCTGGTGGCGGAATTCTCTCCCGAATTCCTCGTCCGCTTCGGCGCCGCGCAGGTCATTACCCGTCCGGGGCTGGGCGCGCTTTCCCCCGGCGGCAACCTGATATTGCAGGCCGCGAACCAGGTGTTCAACCAAGGCAACCCCTACCTGAACCCCACCGAGGCGTTCAACCTCGACCTTTCGGCCGAATGGTACTTTGCCCCCGGATCGCTGCTGGGCGTCAGCCTTTTCCAGAAGGACATCGGCTCGCTGAGCGGCACCCAGATCTCGACACTGGTGCCGTTCAACCAGCTCGGCTTCCCGCTGAACCTGGCGACCGATCAGGGCCTTGCCCCCGACGTCCCGGTTACCGTGCGCCGCACGATCAACGGCGACGGCGGCAAGCTCAAGGGCTTCGAAGTCAACTACCAGCACCAGCTCGATTTCCTGCCCGGTATCTTCAGCAACCTGGGCATCCTGGCGAACTATACGTACGTCAAGGCAGACCTGAAGTATCCAGGCCCCGGCGGTATCGGTGTGGTCACCGGCCCGCTCACCAACTTGTCCAAGCACACCGCCAACGGCACCTTGTTCTACGAAGACAAGCTGCTCTCCCTTCGCGGTTCGGTATCCTACCGTTCGGGCTATGTGGAATCTTTCGGCGGCGGCGCACGCGACCAGAACACCGAGGAAGGCGTCAACAGCGCGATCAATGTCGACGCTTCGATCGGCGTGAACATCACCGATGCCCTCACCCTTACCATCGAAGGCAACAACCTCACCAACGAGCGCAAGGACCAGTACATCGACAAGGATAACCGCGTCGTGCTGAACCACACCTTCGGGCGCCAGTTTTACTTCGGCGTGCGTTTCAAGTACTGA